In Tubulanus polymorphus chromosome 8, tnTubPoly1.2, whole genome shotgun sequence, one genomic interval encodes:
- the LOC141910065 gene encoding FMRFamide receptor-like: MNGSEVTRTNRVGHYILGLGGIVLVIFGTVGNILSIVVLKRTAPRGSKMSSTILMLCCLAIIDTITLDHGLLRLVIHYNALLAHPGTSGFDIRKHLGATVSAFTCPISAFLAIFSLHAGSLLIVILTLERFCCVTFPLKASTVATRRNSALGMLSVVIATTFIDGHILFGVRYMKRPPLLGYHCQTVSDSYKYFYINVFVWMDLMFGALCPFLIITSMNAAIIRRLISASSQRQTISKSETSSKAENNTTKTLLAISIVFIVTTMPDKALRVYSDRNNGAFYGGFVEVLGPLLRLLEYTNSAINFVLYMLCGSRFRREFAKMFEQK, encoded by the coding sequence atgaacgGTAGCGAAGTAACGAGAACGAATCGAGTAGGTCACTACATACTGGGATTGGGTGGCATTGTTTTAGTGATATTCGGCACTGTAGGCAACATCCTCAGTATTGTCGTTCTAAAAAGAACGGCGCCGCGTGGCAGCAAAATGTCATCTACGATTCTAATGTTATGTTGTCTGGCGATTATCGACACGATCACACTCGATCACGGTCTTCTTCGTCTAGTTATTCACTATAACGCTTTACTTGCACATCCTGGAACATCAGGATTCGATATTCGTAAACATCTAGGTGCTACTGTTAGCGCGTTCACGTGTCCCATCTCCGCGTTTCTGGCCATATTTTCGTTGCACGCGGGCTCTTTGTTAATCGTCATCTTGACGCTTGAAAGATTTTGTTGTGTCACGTTTCCGTTGAAGGCTTCGACGGTAGCAACTCGCCGAAATTCCGCATTAGGGATGTTGTCCGTTGTGATAGCCACGACCTTTATCGACGGCCATATTCTGTTTGGTGTCCGGTATATGAAACGCCCCCCGCTACTCGGCTATCACTGCCAAACAGTCTCCGATTCATATAAATATTTCTACATCAATGTATTCGTTTGGATGGACTTAATGTTCGGCGCTCTCTGCCCCTTCTTAATTATCACGAGTATGAACGCCGCCATCATCCGACGACTCATATCAGCCTCGTCACAACGACAGACGATTTCCAAATCAGAAACATCTTCGAAAGCAGAAAATAACACGACCAAAACGTTACTAGCAATTAGCATCGTATTCATCGTTACGACGATGCCTGATAAGGCTTTACGTGTTTACAGTGATCGAAACAACGGGGCATTTTATGGCGGATTCGTTGAGGTTTTGGGGCCGCTCTTGCGGCTACTGGAGTACACGAACAGTGCTATCAATTTCGTTCTGTACATGCTGTGCGGTTCGAGATTTAGACGGGAATTTGCAAAAATGTTCGAACAGAAATGA